In the genome of Candidatus Reidiella endopervernicosa, one region contains:
- a CDS encoding Hpt domain-containing protein, giving the protein MQRQLAVRLADATMLSRPVRSALNKTLTEALLALEKAPSSAEDLESMMRAAHSIKGAARMVGVDAAVRVAHVMEDVFVAAQKGELDLLEWHIDTLLKGVDMLGQIGAQDDAVLISWQHDNANEVAALESQLQRLLDPDAEPPAAPAVEQLAPVETDAERSALITAESDSATSERSASPAADKPSAKKSSDSSLRVTASVLNRLMGYAGEAQVEAGNLRPADRHGERSEGG; this is encoded by the coding sequence GTGCAGCGCCAGCTAGCAGTCAGACTGGCCGATGCCACCATGCTCAGTCGGCCTGTGAGATCGGCACTCAACAAGACCCTCACCGAGGCACTGCTGGCACTGGAAAAGGCCCCCTCGTCGGCGGAAGATCTGGAGTCGATGATGCGCGCGGCCCACTCGATTAAGGGTGCTGCGCGGATGGTCGGTGTTGATGCCGCTGTACGAGTCGCGCATGTGATGGAAGACGTTTTTGTCGCTGCACAGAAGGGTGAACTAGATCTACTTGAGTGGCATATCGATACGTTGTTAAAAGGCGTCGATATGTTGGGGCAGATTGGTGCGCAGGATGATGCAGTACTGATTAGCTGGCAGCACGATAACGCCAACGAGGTTGCGGCACTTGAGTCGCAGTTGCAGCGACTGCTTGACCCTGATGCCGAGCCTCCCGCCGCCCCGGCGGTTGAACAGCTGGCTCCAGTAGAGACAGACGCTGAAAGGAGCGCTCTCATCACGGCTGAATCTGATTCGGCCACATCAGAAAGAAGCGCCTCTCCCGCCGCTGACAAACCCTCAGCGAAAAAGAGTAGTGACAGTTCGCTACGCGTTACCGCCAGCGTGCTTAATCGCCTGATGGGTTACGCCGGTGAGGCGCAGGTCGAGGCGGGTAATCTGCGCCCCGCTGACCGCCATGGAGAGCGAAGTGAGGGCGGTTAG
- a CDS encoding chemotaxis protein CheW, which translates to MQLLLFRIADQRYALDIKQVAEIAPLTRLSHLPQAPDYIAGVMNYRGEPVPVVDICHLATGSTCAKRMSTRTVLVNYPLTDGDIRVLGLLAEGATEILQRERDQFSDPGVVQPNAPYLGDVLNEAGEMIQLVDVDALLNDEVRAIIFTDRADVSGAS; encoded by the coding sequence ATGCAACTGCTGCTTTTTCGCATCGCTGATCAGCGCTACGCCCTGGATATCAAACAGGTTGCGGAGATAGCGCCATTGACGCGACTCTCACATCTGCCCCAGGCCCCGGATTACATTGCTGGGGTGATGAACTATCGGGGCGAGCCGGTACCGGTAGTCGATATCTGTCATCTGGCTACCGGCAGCACCTGCGCAAAACGGATGAGCACCCGCACCGTACTGGTTAACTACCCACTCACCGATGGTGATATCCGTGTGCTGGGATTGTTGGCGGAGGGTGCAACTGAAATCCTGCAACGCGAGCGTGATCAGTTCAGTGATCCCGGCGTAGTACAACCCAATGCGCCCTATCTGGGTGATGTACTCAATGAGGCGGGTGAGATGATCCAGCTGGTCGATGTTGATGCGCTGCTTAATGATGAGGTGCGCGCCATCATTTTTACCGATCGTGCTGATGTGAGTGGCGCTTCATGA
- a CDS encoding CheR family methyltransferase: protein MSQQKIESLLKQRIGLNPSSVGSVTIEHAVRKRMSSGGIEDITRYVELVSESQKEFELLIDEVVVPETWFFRSAEAFDSLVRYVRDEWLLQNPGKCCRLLSIPCSSGEEPYSMAMALLGAGVPAGSFHIDAVDVSQHNLHNAKKAIYGNGSFRSQDLKFRDRYFSRNDEHHYRLHRSVSSVVSFHHANLFDTDLMRDAASYQVIFCRNLLIYFDRSTQVRAVSVLRGLLDAEGVLFMGHAETGSFLKGWHPSIADRHGERSEGG from the coding sequence ATGAGTCAGCAAAAGATCGAGTCACTACTAAAACAGCGGATTGGTCTAAATCCGTCCTCAGTCGGTTCGGTGACGATTGAACATGCGGTTCGCAAGCGTATGTCGAGTGGTGGGATAGAGGATATTACTCGCTACGTCGAGCTGGTGAGTGAGTCGCAGAAGGAGTTCGAACTACTCATTGATGAGGTGGTGGTTCCTGAAACGTGGTTTTTCCGCTCAGCCGAGGCGTTTGATTCGCTGGTGCGCTATGTGCGAGATGAGTGGTTGTTGCAGAACCCTGGAAAGTGTTGTCGTCTGCTGAGTATCCCCTGTTCCAGCGGTGAAGAGCCTTACTCAATGGCGATGGCCCTGCTCGGTGCGGGGGTGCCGGCAGGTAGTTTCCATATCGATGCGGTCGATGTCAGTCAGCATAATCTGCACAATGCGAAAAAAGCGATCTACGGTAACGGCTCGTTTCGTTCGCAGGATCTGAAGTTTCGTGATCGTTATTTTAGCCGCAATGATGAGCATCACTATCGACTGCATCGCTCGGTTAGTTCAGTGGTCAGCTTTCACCACGCCAACCTGTTTGATACCGACCTGATGCGAGATGCGGCCAGTTATCAGGTGATATTCTGTCGCAATCTGTTGATCTATTTCGATCGCAGCACGCAAGTACGTGCCGTCTCCGTGCTACGAGGATTATTAGACGCCGAGGGTGTGCTCTTTATGGGGCATGCCGAAACGGGCTCCTTTCTCAAGGGTTGGCATCCGTCAATCGCTGACCGCCATGGAGAGCGAAGTGAGGGCGGTTAG
- a CDS encoding tetratricopeptide repeat protein — MSGRKKRLFQPRSLKSQLEPTRSTTAHTKTAVSDAPLPFAGEAPKQRSASEEPLQRAARVATVEVEVNQEISIEQARALADNGDMQAASVCCQQLIDINGSDAEAFYLLATIHQADGDLGGAESLLRKALYLDPGHYEVVVHLATIMERQGDLDASRRFRQRAERLGDRLNSGVSVE; from the coding sequence TTGAGTGGCCGCAAAAAACGTCTCTTCCAGCCGCGCAGCCTAAAGAGTCAGCTGGAACCAACAAGATCAACAACAGCGCATACGAAAACAGCAGTTAGTGATGCGCCTCTACCCTTTGCAGGTGAGGCTCCCAAGCAGCGTTCAGCTTCGGAAGAGCCGCTGCAGCGAGCGGCCCGGGTGGCAACGGTTGAGGTGGAGGTGAATCAAGAAATCTCAATCGAGCAGGCTCGTGCTCTTGCCGATAATGGTGATATGCAAGCTGCTTCAGTCTGCTGTCAGCAACTTATCGATATCAACGGCAGTGATGCAGAGGCATTTTACCTGCTCGCTACCATCCATCAGGCGGATGGGGATCTTGGCGGTGCTGAGAGTCTGCTGCGCAAAGCGCTCTATCTCGATCCTGGACACTATGAGGTGGTAGTTCACCTGGCAACCATCATGGAGCGTCAGGGTGACCTGGATGCCTCAAGGCGTTTTCGCCAGCGCGCAGAGCGCCTGGGTGATCGCCTCAACAGTGGAGTGTCGGTCGAATGA
- a CDS encoding chemotaxis protein CheA, with amino-acid sequence MLEELNEAMEGAEVDEFGLSLLGTAIDKAGECRQILTERLTDLDAFERRNTRLADRLSREVISSRMRPFIEGVHGFNRMVRDISKSLGKEVKFEIRGKDTKVDRDILDKIEAPLNHMVRNALDHGLETPEERLAAGKPAEGRLLLEAVHNSGMLSIIVKDDGRGVDQEALRKKIVARGMVSEQMATDLSESELLDFLFLPSFSTREQVSEISGRGVGLDVVHSTMQEMRGVLHATSTLGEGMRIHLQLPLSLSTIRALMIDVGGESYAVPLARIERTMMVPRDQLKIMEGRQYVIVDEASIGLLQAHRESLFCESLFWASSPSKQQKLHATVYACGAPTVLRTLRNHLFAALHNSLSDSTPT; translated from the coding sequence GTGTTGGAGGAGCTCAATGAGGCGATGGAGGGAGCCGAGGTTGATGAGTTCGGTCTCAGTCTGCTCGGTACGGCGATAGACAAGGCGGGCGAATGTCGTCAGATCCTGACCGAGCGCCTGACCGATCTCGACGCCTTTGAGCGACGTAATACCCGACTCGCTGATCGACTCTCACGAGAGGTTATCTCTAGCCGCATGCGCCCCTTCATTGAGGGTGTACACGGTTTTAACCGCATGGTCCGTGATATCTCCAAGTCGCTCGGTAAAGAGGTGAAGTTCGAGATTCGCGGCAAGGATACCAAGGTCGATCGTGACATCCTCGACAAGATTGAGGCGCCGCTCAACCACATGGTGCGTAATGCACTCGATCATGGCCTGGAGACCCCCGAGGAGCGTCTGGCGGCGGGTAAACCGGCCGAGGGACGGTTGCTGCTTGAGGCAGTACACAACTCCGGCATGCTCTCCATTATCGTTAAGGATGATGGGCGCGGCGTCGATCAGGAGGCGCTGCGTAAAAAGATAGTGGCGCGCGGCATGGTGAGCGAACAGATGGCGACAGACCTATCGGAGTCAGAGCTGCTCGATTTTCTGTTCCTGCCCAGCTTCTCCACCCGTGAGCAGGTCTCGGAGATTTCGGGGCGTGGTGTTGGCCTCGATGTGGTGCACAGTACGATGCAGGAGATGCGCGGTGTGCTGCACGCCACCTCAACCCTGGGTGAAGGGATGCGCATCCATCTGCAGCTACCACTCAGCCTCTCAACGATACGTGCCCTGATGATTGATGTGGGTGGTGAGAGTTATGCGGTTCCGCTGGCGCGCATCGAGCGGACCATGATGGTGCCGCGCGATCAGCTCAAGATCATGGAGGGGCGCCAATATGTGATTGTCGATGAGGCGAGTATTGGGCTGCTGCAGGCGCACCGGGAGTCGCTATTTTGCGAAAGTTTGTTTTGGGCATCCAGCCCAAGCAAACAGCAAAAACTTCACGCGACCGTTTATGCCTGCGGCGCCCCGACCGTCCTGCGTACGTTGCGTAATCACCTCTTCGCGGCTCTACACAACTCCCTCAGTGACTCTACGCCGACATAA